ACAATGTCGTGCGGCGATAAAGCCTGCGCAGTGCCTTCTCTTCACTTTCGATCTCCCAGAGGTCTGCCAATGTCTTCCGGGTTGAATCAATCACGATCGGGTGATGCAGCACGCCCGACCCGACGCTCCGGCTGCTCAACACTTCCACGAACAATTCCGAGGTCGAACGCGCTTGCGGCATGGCGAAACGCACCAATGGCGAATTGTTGAGCAGGCTCAGCCAGTCTTGCTGGTCCTGCTTGTCCGGCGGCAGCAGCGTGGCACGCGCGCTGTAGGTGGGCGGCCAGATCAATCCGAGCAGGAGGAAAAAAAACGCAGCCAGCACGACATTGCGCAGGAGCATGCGGCGCTGTGACAGAACGATCGCCAGGGCGGTGAAAAAGTCGACCTCAAAAGGGGCGGAATGGCTGTGGCCGTTGGCCGAAGCGCCAGCAGAGGAGGATTGTGAGGAATGCTCGGGCATGCAGCAGCTCAAAAACAGAGGTAAAAGCTCCACGCGGAATTCTTCAGACCGGCGGCCGGACTCACATCTCCGCAATGGCGTGGCGGCCGTCGCCATCCAAGCGGGCAATCAGCAGAGGAGGCGGCGTCACAGCGTGATCCGCAATGACAAAACTGCGTTGCGCGCCGGCTGCCATCCCCGCTGCGATTGCGACGGTCGAGCTTTGCAGGAGTGCCAGGGTTTCGCCGGCGCGCACGGCCTCGCCGACTTTCTTGTGCAGCGTGATGCCGGCCAGCGGATCGACCTTTTGATTGACGCTCACGCGGCCGGCGCCCAGCGCCATTGCGAGTTGGCCAAGAGCGCGGGCATCGATCTGCGCAACATAGCCCGCGGCGTTCGCTGTCACTGCCAGGGTATGCCGGGGCTTGGGATAGCGGCCGGGCTCCTCCACGTATTCCACCTGCCCATGCTGGGCTTCGACGATTTCCACAAATTTCCGCCACGCCGCACCGCTGTCCAGCACGCTTGCGAGTTGCCGGGCGCCGGCGCGCAGATCAAGGGTTTGCCCTGCCGCTTTCAGCATCGCGGCGCCCAGCGCCAGCGTCACGCGGCGCGTATCGCGCGGACCGCGGCCCTGTAACACCGCGATCGCCTCACCCACCTCCACCCAATTGCCGATGGTGTTGCCCAGCGGCTGCGACATGTCGGTGAGCAGCGCGATGGTGGGCAGATCGAAATGCCGGGCGATGCGAATCAAGCGCGCCGCCAATTCTTCGGCAGCCGAAGCCTCCGAAAAAATCGCGCCGCTGCCGGTTTTCACATCCAACACCAGCGCGTCGATGCCCTCCGCGAGTTTTTTGCTCAAGATGCTGGCGCAGATCAGCGGCATCGAGGGCACGGTGCCGGTGACGTCGCGCAAGGCATACAGACGCCGATCGGCCGGGCAGATGTTCTCGGTTTGTCCGATCAAACACGCGCCCACGCTCGCCGTCAGCCGTTGAAATTCTGCCAGGGAAAGTTGCGTTTGAAAGCCGGGGATGGCCTCGAGTTTGTCGAGCGTGCCGCCGGTGTGCGCCAGGCTGCGGCCGGAGATCATCGGCACCGCGATGCCGGCAGCGGCCATCAGCGGCGCGAGAATGAGGGAAACCTTGTCGCCCACGCCACCGGTGCTGTGCTTGTCGACTTTGGGGAGGGCAATGCCGGAATGCCGCAGCACCACGCCGGAGTCGCGCATCAGCCGCGTCAGCGCCACCGTCTCGCGATCATCCATGCCGCGAAAATAGATCGCCATCAGCAGCGCGGACATTTGATAGTCGGGAATTCTGTCCTCGAGATAAGCCGCGAGGGCGAATTCAATCTCCTCGTCGGTGAGGGCCAGTCCGTCGCGCTTCCTGGCAATGATCTCGGCTGCATTCATCTCAGGCGGCCTTTCGGTGTTCGAGAATGGCAATGCTGGCCGAGGCGCCCAGACGCGAAGCACCGGCCGCGATCATTTTGCTGGCCGTGTCATATTCCCGAATGCCGCCCGCAGCCTTCACGCCGAGCTGCTCACCCACCAC
The window above is part of the bacterium genome. Proteins encoded here:
- a CDS encoding thymidine phosphorylase — translated: MNAAEIIARKRDGLALTDEEIEFALAAYLEDRIPDYQMSALLMAIYFRGMDDRETVALTRLMRDSGVVLRHSGIALPKVDKHSTGGVGDKVSLILAPLMAAAGIAVPMISGRSLAHTGGTLDKLEAIPGFQTQLSLAEFQRLTASVGACLIGQTENICPADRRLYALRDVTGTVPSMPLICASILSKKLAEGIDALVLDVKTGSGAIFSEASAAEELAARLIRIARHFDLPTIALLTDMSQPLGNTIGNWVEVGEAIAVLQGRGPRDTRRVTLALGAAMLKAAGQTLDLRAGARQLASVLDSGAAWRKFVEIVEAQHGQVEYVEEPGRYPKPRHTLAVTANAAGYVAQIDARALGQLAMALGAGRVSVNQKVDPLAGITLHKKVGEAVRAGETLALLQSSTVAIAAGMAAGAQRSFVIADHAVTPPPLLIARLDGDGRHAIAEM